The Bos taurus isolate L1 Dominette 01449 registration number 42190680 breed Hereford chromosome 12, ARS-UCD2.0, whole genome shotgun sequence genomic interval CACACGCGGGCCTTGGTTCCTGAGCTGCTTTTGGACCGTCACCCACTCGGGAGCCTGAAgggccctgggtctcctgccccctcccctgccgTGGGTGGTCTCAGAGTCTGGAGCAGGTGTTTCTGGCCGGTTTCACATTGTGATCCTCGGGGTCGGCTCACTCCTCCCTGCAGCCCCACCGCAGACAAGGGCCCATGGGCTCAGGCCCATTTTGGTCCTCGAGTGGAGTGCAGCCAGGATCAGAGGCTGCTCAGCAGGGAGCCTGGGGGAGTCTGGAGAAGCCTGGCCTGGGGCGCGCCCCCTCGGGGCCCCATCCTCGGGCAGGCGTCGGGGCGCCGTCGCGTCCATGCTCTGGGTCCCTGCTGTTGTGGGCCACTCCGCTGGTCTCCGGTGTTCCAGCAGTGGTGGCCCTGAGTCACTGTGAGGGTGTAGCCTGTGTGCGTGGTGGAGGGGCGCCTTTCTGTTGCGATTATAGCTGTTTGCACAAATACACTTTTTTAAAGAACAAGTTTGTCATTCGTAGCGAATAACTGGTTATTCCTTTTGTCTTCAGGCTGTTGAAAACCTTTGTTCCCACAAAGTGTCCCCCACGCTCTACCAGCAGCTGCGCCAGGCCTGCGAAGGCCACGTCCAAGCACAGATCCTTCAGTTCAGAGAATATCCTTTTTTTATTTAGGCGATTCCTGTTCATTAcctaaatattttgaaagtgaaCGTTAATAGAATAAAGAATAAACGAATATccttaatattaaaacaaaaacttttaaaattctcttttatttatgGAAACAAAACCTTGCACTTATATCATACAACCcaacaaaacagatttttttgaAGTGGAATTTTTTTACCTTTAAACTTCTTTgctgataaagtgaaagtgtccgTTTCTTAAGACTGGTTTGAAGTATTTAGGAAACATTCTGAAAAATATCTTAAAGTTTGAGTTCTGCTATTCTTTATTCTTGTTCTTAAAACTCTTGTTGGTTTTCTGTGGCTTATAACCGGTTGCCACAAACTTGGCCACATGAAGCAACCCTTGCCTGTCTACTCACAGTGTGcagctgggggctcagtggtTTTCAGCTCAGGGCCTCGCTGCCTGAAACCATCCTGGGCCTTTGCTGTTGGCAGCAGGCCCACTTCCTCCCTCTGGGTCCGGACGCGGGCAGGGGAGGGAAGGGTACAGGGCAGGCGCGAAGGGATGAGGCAGGTGCATCACGCTTCGCAGGGGCGTGTGGGGACTCAGAAACCACACTGGTGGCTTCTGAGCTTCTGGTCTTTCAGTAATCTGAGTACTAAATAGATGTGGTAGTCTGTGGTGAAGAGAGCTGAAATTAAGAGGTAAAAACTGCAGTAAATGAGCCTGTGTTTCGGAAGCTTTCCTTAGCAGCCCTGCACAGACTCGCTAGACAGTGTGTTGTTTCTCAAGAAGATGAACACGTGCTGGCAGGATCACTGCAGACAGATGGTGAGCTTGCCGACGGCCTCTGCGGTGCTGGCGGCCTGGGCGCCTCCTCCCTGTGCCAGCCTCGGTGCACGGGCAGGGCAGGCGGGTCGTGAGCGGGGCTTGGGGTCTGTCCTATTCAGGGCCTTCAGACCACACACACAGGTAGCCCCGGGCCTGGGACTCCTGGTGAGCCTCTGAAGTTTTCCTTGATCTCAGTTTGTGCCTGAGAATCAAGCCCGAGTCCCAGAGCTTCCCAGTGCCTATGGACAGCAGGCTTAGACTTAGGGGCTGTGCTGATTCTAGTTTGGCTTCATGTGTGTGAGTTTTCAGGGTGGCCTGGCTGAGTTAGGAGAGGGGGAGCAAAGGCAGTGTCAGTAGCTCTCCCGAGTGGGTCGGATGCTTTTGTTTCCTAACGGAGGTAAGTGGTGACAGCAAGAGAGTCTCTTCCAGGCCAGGCACCGCGTGAGTGATAGAAACAGGCGAATGTCTGTCAGGAAGGTTCTGTTTACTTGTGTGAGCAAAGCTCCTGGACAGAGTCTGGGGAGCTCCCTGAGAGGAGAGTCCTGGGCCCCCACACCCCCTGAGCCTGCAGAGCCAATTGAGGGCTGCGTGCCCATGTGCCCACATGCCAGGAAGGAATGCTGGAGCCCAGGCTAAGGGCATTGAGCACATCAGTGAGGAAGGGACTGAGCTCACATGTGTCTCGGAGGCTGAGTGCTGTGAAATCGCTCGTCAGGTTTTCTGGATGAAAGAGGAAAAGCCAGCACCAAGGGGAACAATTAGATTCAGGGATGTCAATCCTGAGGGTCTTGGTGAGGCAGCCATGTTAGATCTGAGACAGCAGCATGACCGCTCAGAGGCCTGGGGTGGACTGACTTGGCCCTCTGCCCCCAGATCATGATCCGGAGTATCTTCCTGTTCTTGGACCGCACGTACGTGCTGCAGAACTCCACGCTGCCCTCCATCTGGTGAGTGTCTGCGCTGCGGCTGCCACGCATGCCCAACCGTCTGTCTGTCCTCCGTGCCCGCCGGGCCCCTTGGTGGACCTCAGCCCGGGGCATCCATCTCTGAGGGGTGGCCACCGAGCTGGCAGCTGGCAGTCCCACGTGGTCTCCTGCGGGCGATGGAGTCCCGGGACGGGGCCCGGCAGGCTCAGTCTCCGCCACTCACTCTCCTCTGGGGGTGCTGAGCGTGGGAGCCTGGCTTCCCCCTGCTCCCCACGCGGGGCCTTGGGGGCCGTGTGAGCGGACCCTGCGCCCCTGTGCCTCCCGAGCAGCTCGGCCTGTGCGGGAGCCTGCCCCGGCTCACCCGCAGCCCTCCTGGCCTCCATCCACACGGACAGTCACTCCTGATTCGGGTGCTGTGCCCGGGTCACATGGCTTGTGGGCGGCAGAGGGGGTGAGGGCGTGTCCTGCTGGCTGAGTGGGAGCTGCTGGAGCCCGAGCTGACATATCAGCTTTCAgaagagggtgcctgcggccatGGCCAAACTTCCTCCTGGATCCTTGGGCAACGGGCTGAGGACGGGCGGTGGGCTCTGCTTTGCATCCTCGTTCTGTGGTCCTGCAGCACAGACAGATGCAGCAGCTGGAGCACGGGCTGGGGGGACACCGAGGACAGGAGACCCCAGGCCCCGGGCAGGGTGGGGGACCCACTGATTCACGCAGGAAACAGGCCGCCTGGATgagggaagaagcacaaggtgtgCCAGACTGtcaaagaggaaaattaaaaacaaaaaagttgacATTTCCCCAACGAGTTAGCAAGTAAGTGTGTCTGGAGCTTCACCCCAAATTTGTAAAGAGTGAACCTAACACGTTTTTTCTGTTTGTGCAGGGATATGGGGTTAGAGCTGTTTAGAAACCACATCATCAGTGATAAAATGGTCCAGACGAAAACCATTGATGGCATCCTGCTGCTGATCGAGCGGGAGCGGAGCGGCGAGGCGGTGGACCGCAGCCTGCTGCGGAGCCTGCTGGGCATGCTGTCCGACCTCCAGGTGGGCCCAGCCGCCAACCCCCCGCCACAGACGGGGTCAGACCTCGGTGGAGACCACACCGTTCACGCGTTAGCTGAAAATGCAGGAGTGTTTTCCCTCTCCACCCAGGGCGAGAAGGGAGCCACCCCCAAGCAGGGGCGTGGCAGTGCAGCCAGCCGCCCTCGCCGTGGGGTCAGCCTTCAGGATGAGAGGCTTTGCTATAATTGGCCAGTAACTCTGCTCATTTTTTAGGTATATAAAGACTCATTTGAACTGAAATTTTTGGAAGAAACGAATTGTTTATATGCTGCAGAAGGCCAAAGGTTAATGCAAGAAAGAGAGGTGAGTCGCCGAGACGTTTGTGAAGCGCCTTACTTCGTTTTCACAGATGTGTATCCAGGTGTGATTTCTAAGCATCTGTCTTTTCACACAGGCGAACATTCCACTGAAAATCTTCTGAAAGCTACAATCTAGTTTCAATTCCCAGTAATGAGGTTCTTTCTTAGTATTTTGAGGGTTTAATTCCCCCCCCTTTAGAAACTTTTCCATTGTTGTCCCCCCATTAAAAAAGCCAGAAAAGCAGCTTCTGATGTACATAAAGGAGCTCAAGATGAAAGAGTATGATAAaagataattgtgtgtgtgtgtgtgtgtgtgtgtgttggggggcggGGTGCCTGTGCTAAGCCgtttgcgggatcttagttcccagaccaaggattgaaccgtgccccctgcagtggaagcgtggagtcctaaccactggaccgccagggaattctctaAAGATAATGCTTAAATATGAAAGATAAACCCGATATGTTAACAATTTTCGTCTGTGTGAGACATTGAAAAAAATGACCCTAAAAGCCATGGGGGAATACCAGGTGACGGTAATCAAACCCCAGAACCTCTCTAGTTTCTCGGGTCTTAGAGCCCAACCCAAAAGGAAGCCCGGGGGCCAGCACAGGCTGCGGGGCAGTTCACGTCCGCGGGCCACGGCCTCAGGGACCCTGCCACGGCCCCTGCTGTGCAGGCAGGAGGCAGCACGGGCGCCCGTCACCCCGGAAACTCAGAGTGGGGTTTGAGATCTCCTGCAGCCACCCTGGGCCTCTGCAGAAAGCGTGTGATTGGCGTTCGCTGGCCGCGCCGTGCGTGGATGGGGTGCTGTGACCTAGCCCGGGCCCCGCGTCCCTTCCCCACTCCCATCAGTCGGTGTTCCAGTTTGGCTTGCGTGcaattctgctttttcttttactAAAGCAATGTTTGAACTTCTTGGGTCACATGAAGAATGTGTTTTGTTGCTGATGTGTTTCAATGTTCTTTCTGGAAGGTTCCAGAGTATCTTGACCACGTGAGTAAGCGCTTGGAGGAGGAGGCGGACCGTGTGATCACATACCTGGATCACAGCACACAGTGAGTGCGGCTCCGGGCTCCATCTGGTGGCCTCCTGGGGATGATGTCCCCTCCACTTCCCGACACACAGGTGTCACAGACTCGCTCGCTGCTCTCTGACCCTGGACGTATTTTTGGTCCTCGAGCAGCTTATTACTCGTGATTATTCAGCAGTCGTAAGTCACGCTGACCAAGTTGCCTGTCTTGAGTTCCTGTCCAGAGGAGTGATTCGGGCAGAGATACTTCGTGTCTCTTTACCATTTTTAATTTACGTTATGACTCtgtcatttataaaaatgttaatggGGTATCACTGAATGTAGGCGGTTTTGGTTGTAAACTTTGGTTGGACATCTGATGTACTGATGTAGCTGTAATTTTGCTACTCAGTCCCATTATcttctcatttcatttaatttttttgtctaaATCGATGCGTATCTAGGGAGAAGTTCAAGGGAAAGTTTTTTGAGTGTCTGTGTCAGGCACATAATGTTTATTCAAGTGAGGAAGGTCCGAGCAGAAACATGGGAGATGGAAGAGAGAGATGTCCTAAGAGGGGAAAGCGCTGAACTGTGCGGGTCGTGGTggctggtgggggcgggggcggcgaaAGGGAGGGACAGTGTGACGGCTCGAGAGGACAGAGGGCCGGAGCAGAAGCGCTGCCCCCACACACGGAGCTGGAGGTGCCACGGGGACCGCGGGGGTGGCTGCAGCAAGACAGAAGACTGTCTGGCGGGACGCCTCAGCCTGCAGCGCCTGGTGCCCGGCCCCGTGGCTGCTCCTGCTGCTCAGGCGCCCCTGGGTGCAAGTGCTGCAGAAGAGCCCACCCTCCCCGTCTCACCGAGAAGTGACCGCAGGCTAAGCAGAGGACTTGTAGAGGAGGGCGGTTCCTGGCTTAGGGTTTTGAGGAGCACTGAGGTGGCTTCTGCAGCGTCAGATGACTCAAAGGTCATCGAGTAAAAGGTGATTTTCAGAGAAAGCAGACTCAAGAGGCCAGTAAACGAGCCCGGGCTGCCGCCGCCTCCCCAAGGCGTCAGCACAGCTCGAAGCTGAGCCCTCTCGGTGCCCGGAGCCCAGGTGGCTGCCGGCCTCTGGGGCTGCCATGAGGGCCACTCGAGGTGGTGCAGGGAGAAGTCCCTCGAGTGGGCCCAAGGTTAGTAGTCCTGGGAGTGCAGTAGGGCTCTGATCTCTGAGAGCAGAGCTCAGCGAGCAGAGGCCTGGACCCCAGAAGGGCGCTGTGTCCCCGTGTGCAGGGGACAGCCCACATGCCCGCCTCCAGGATGTCAGGTTCTCTGTTGCGCGTGACACTCCCAGACTCTGTAGGGAGTCAAGTTTTGATGTGTGATCCTGGGATGACGCAGGTGGAAGTGAGAACAGGGGCCgctggggtggcgggggggctGTGGGACCCAGTGGGGCGGGACTGAGGGCAGCGGTCCAGGAGCCCCAGGGACTGGAGCTCAGCTGGCCGGAGCGCGAGGGCCGCCGGCAGCCCCTCTGTGCGCGGGCGCCCCGTCTGCTGCCGCCCTCCTCGCTGGACTCAGCAGCCCGAGGCCGGGTCAGCGCTGGCGTTGTCCCGTCCCTCCTGGTTGATGGGCTCCTTGTGCACCACCCCCCAGGAAACCACTGATTGCCTGTGTGGAGAAGCAGCTCTTGGGAGAACATTTAACAGCAATTCTGCAGAAAGGTAGATTTCCCACCACTCGTGTGTGCACTGACCGCTTGTCCTGCGTTCAGTAAGAGGGTTGGAGCAGCGCTGTGACACCGTGGGGCCGTTGGCTGTAACACAGTCACTATGAGTCACCGAAGGGGGTGGCCCTCAGCCCGTGGGGGGCTTGGTTACTAGCTGTGTTGAAGGAGTGGGCAGGGAGCACGGACGGTTTGGGCTAAAGTCACAGGAGTCTGTTGGGGCTGAAAGACCCCAGCCTCTGGCGGGCAGACAGCCTCACTGTGCTCAGGCCTGGGCTGACCACGAGCGTGGACGTGTGGCGGACAGCCAACGGGCCCGAGGGCTGCCCCCTGCCTGCGCGGTGGTCCCGGGGAGCGAGCAGACCTGGCCGCATGCCCTGGGCTGGCGGTGCGGGTTCAGTGCCTCCGTCCGCCTGCCGCCAGAGCTAACACTGCTGTGTGATTTCAGGGCTGGACCACCTGCTGGACGAGAACCGAGTGCCGGACCTCACGCAGATGTACCAGCTGTTCAGCCGTGTGCGGGGTGGCCAGCAGGCGCTGCTGCAGCACTGGAGCGATTACATCAAGGTGTGTGTGCCCCTGGGCGGGTGGGGCTTGTGGGGCCACCTGGGCCCCGGGCCACAGAGCTGCCTTGGCTCCTTCAAGGTCAGGGGGGCCTAGCTGGACCTGCCCATCGCCTTCTGGGTCCCTTGAGCACATGGTCTTGGGGATAAATAGCATCCAGGTGTGAACGTTTTAAAAGTTGCTGTTTGGCCGTTTTTTGTCAGCATTAAGTACTAGCGGAGTGCTGTAGCTGTGATTTTCAAAAAGTTGCCTTTGTGAATCTACTGTTGAAACATGATTTCACGCTTGGCTCAGTGGGAACTGTTACACAGTTTGGTATGTCTGGGTAGGGTGTATGCGGCTTTGTTTCCTAGAAATCCAGGATTTATGCGTGTTTTGGTTATAAAAAGGCAACAGGAGTGATCTGTGTGGTGCTGGGCTTGGGTGGTGCACACCCGGCCAGGTGTAGGTGAACTTGTGGTCCATCTGGATGAGCAGACGTGAACTGTGTCAGGGCCGGGGTCCTGGTTGTGCTGCTGCTCGGTTGGGGCCTGTGTGTCAGCGTCAGGGACCAGGCTGAGCACGCAGGCACACGTTCACTCTTCTCGAGGCACGTGGGTCTGTAACCATCAGGAAGAAGCTTCAACTCAGTAAGAAAGACGACGGGAACAGTCGGGCCTGCGCGTGGAAAgcttgtacacacacacgcacccccAAGATCTTGTGCCGCTGTATTGAGCTGAGAGGCAGAAGTGACTCAGGCCGGGCCAGCGCTGGGCTTTATGCCAGGAGAGGCCGTGGGCGTCGAGGGTTCTGCCGCCCAGGGGTCCTGAAAGAGCGGGCACGGGTCCTGACATAGGAGGGCAGCTTTGCAGCATCCAGGCTGGGCGGGAGACGTTGGATCGTGAACCTGCCCGAGTGTCTGCTGAGGACGAGCTGTgacactccccccacccctgcaggcCGCGCCAGGCCCTCTCCCGAAGCCTCTGTGCCGCTTCACCTGGGCCTTCCCGCCAGTGTCTGCCCCCGCGTGCGCCTCTGACGTGGAGCTCCTTGAGTGTCCTGCGGAAGCCAGCAGTTTGTGTGGTCAGATAGCCAGCTGTTATTGTCATACAGACTTCTAGTCGTGTTTAAATAGCCattcttaaataaaaatgcaGGCTGAAAAGCAGAGTCTAAACCACAGttagaagtgaaagagaaagaactATAGTTAGAAAGTCCAAATAGGTGTAGACGGTTAAGAGAATTAATTTCTGTTTGAGGGAGTTACAAGTAAAAGTTCTTCCAGAAGCAGAATTGTAACCCTAAAGGCTAGTTGGCATACCCACTAAATTTTTAGAATGTGGACTAAATTTGTGAAACTTCTGGAGTGATTCAGCATTAAATACTGGAAGTGATTAATTTGTTAAGCATCGTGATTGTTTGATAGCAGGAGAGAAACTGCTGTATCAGAGCCCTGCTGCTGACCTCTGTGTTTTGCAGACTTTTGGGACAACGATCGTCATCAACCCTGAAAAGGACAAAGACATGGTGCAGGACCTGCTGGACTTCAAGGACCGCGTGGACCACGTGATAGACGTGTGCTTCCAGCGGAGCGAGAAGTTCGTCAACCTGATGAAAGAGTCCTTCGAGACGTTCATCAACAAGCGGCCCAATAAGCCTGCGGAGCTGATTGGTAGGAAAGCACAACTCATGCAGAGGCTTCCCCAAGAGCAGGCGCCTCGCGAGGAGGACGGCCCGCGCCTTAAAAGGACAGCCTTTCCGAAAACCGCAGGCACCAGCGTGTGCTGTGTGTCGGATCCGCGTGTGAGCGCGTGGCGTGTCCATCGGGAGCGCGTGGTGGTAGTTTCGTGACAACACGGAGCCTGACATCACAGGAGCGGGACGAGACGAGCAGCTTTATCCTTGCCTGCACGGTCCCGGCCCCAGAGCTCCTCCTGCCCAGAAACTGGCCTGGGTTTGTCGTGTAGGAATGTTAGGAGGGTAACTGTTGACCTCTCGATAGCGTGTGATAGGAGATAGCTGTTCAGTCCCGACCTTGTATCCTCCAGTCAGTGTAAAATGTGGTGGGATTGATTGGCATCTCTTCTAAACGATCCCTTTGTATACTTATTTCATGATAGCATCAAAATATACTCAGGATTCATGGAGTCTCATCAGTGAAGCGGTTTTTTTGGAGTTGTCCAGAGGCGGCGGGCAGGAGGGTGTGAGGCAGTGGTGCAGGGCTGTTGAGGTGCCCGGTGGGAAAGCGGAGGGCACAGTACAAGTGTGCACGTTTGCGACATTCAGGATGAAGAACGATAAGGGGCAGAGCTAAGAAGAGCCAGCGGGAGGAGACGCTCAAAGGCACATGTTTGATTTGGCCTTTGGCCACTTTATAGACTCTGGTTTCTCTAAAGACACATTCAGACGCTCGGGAGCTCGGATTCTCCCTTCCTCCGGGCAGGTCGAGGTGGCCTGTGCGTCTCAAAAGCAGGAGGGCAGGCAGAGCCACTCTGTCCCTGCGGGGTCGGCCCTGAGAGGAGTGCTTCTGTGTAAGGAAGCCTTGCCCGCGTCTCAGCACATCCTGCTGGCCGGCTGCTCCGGTTTCTGGAGCAGTCGTGTGCCAAGAAGCTCCAGTGTGGGACCACAGGGTGTGTTCTCAGGTGCCTTGAAAGCACACATCTTAGAACATCAGGTGTTTGCCTTTTTGTTACATAATAACATGTCATTTTGGGAAAGTTCCAAGTGTTATGTTCAGTTTTTTCTTGGAGAAATGAAAGATCTTCCTTTttgtatttagaatatatattgtatagtgaatgcttatttttcaaataacttcATCTCTTACAGCAAAGCACGTAGACTCAAAACTGAGAGCAGGGAATAAGGAGGCGACGGACGAGGAGCTGGAGCGGATGTTGGACAAGGTCATGATCCTGTTCCGGTTCATCCACGGTGAGCTGGGCTCCAGGCGTGCATCCGCAGTGCCCCGCCAGCCCGTCTCTTCCCTGCCCATCGACACAGGACCAGGGTGGCGGCTGCTGTGGACGGAGCAAGGGTGTTTGTGGGGATTCAGCAGGAAGAGCTGGCTCACACGTGCGTGTGCTCGCCTCTTGGGCTGAGTCAGCCGCTGAGGTGAACATTTTCACGGCAGCTGTCAAATGTCTTACGTGGTTCTTGCTTATAAATAGGTAAAGACGTGTTTGAAGCATTTTACAAAAAAGATTTAGCAAAAAGACTCCTGGTTGGAAAAAGTGCCTCTGTCGATGCTGAAAAATCTATGTTGTCGAAGCTGAAGCACGGTAAgcacctgggggtggggtgagcgCCCGCACGCAGGGCCTCCCTGATCCTCACCCACCATCCGCTTTGTCCAGAGTGCGGGGCCGCGTTCACCAGCAAGCTGGAGGGCATGTTTAAGGACATGGAGCTCTCCAAGGACATCATGGTTCATTTCAAGCAGGCAAGTTGTGTTCAAGtgtaacagctttttaaaaaatacgcTACTTTAAATTCTGTGAAATGATTTTGTACTTAAGTATGTGAACTATGTAAAATCCTTGTCTTTAAAAATTACACTGTTAATGTTTCACATATTCGAAAcacttcaaaatgaaaaagaaacataacCCCTGGGGATTCCCTGtcggtgcagtggttaggaccccaGGCTTCCACTGCTGAGTGCCCAGACTCAATCCTCAGTCTGGGAACTAGGGTCCTGCCAGCTGTGTGATGcagttggaaaaaaagaaaagaaaagtaattccTAAAAGTGCACTTGAAACTCTGGCTTAAATGAGTTTAATGACCCATATTTGGGacaaagttaaagaaaaactttGCTGGTGGCTTAGAGCAGGGTGTGCGGCTCCAGTGGACTGTGTTCCAGGGACTCAGACAAGTGAAAGCATGAGGTGAGCGTAGCCTGGAAACGGGTCACTCAGTGTCTAGAGGTTAATTCTTTCGGGTGCTCTTCTAAAGTGACCATCTGTCTTGGTTTCTTGTGTTTGCAGTACATGCAGAATCAGAGTGACCCGGGCTCCATAGACCTGACTGTGAACATACTGACCATGGGCTACTGGCCGACATACACACCCATGGAGGTACACCTGACTCCAGAGGTGAGTGCTCTCAAGAACCAGCAGCCTGGTTTTCACACACTAGTGCTCCAGGGCCCCACGCACCTCGGGGAGTGTTGAAATCACACGCTCGCTGAAAACCCTGACCATCGGTGTCATCTCTGGGAGCAGCGTTCACAGTGGACGCTCCTCGTCTCTGTCCGCCGGCTGCCTGTCACGAAGGCGCTGGTTTACCTCCTGTGTGGGAGCCTCGGGCTTCCTTGGCTGATGCTCCCACCCGACATACCAGAGCCAGGCCCTGAGAGGGCAGGGACAGCGTGTGTGTGGCTGACATGGGCCCTCTGAGGGGGATGGGGTGTGTCTGCCGGCGTGGGCCCAGGGCCTCCAGGGAGGACAGCTG includes:
- the CUL4A gene encoding cullin-4A, coding for MADETPRKGSFSALVGHTNGLTKPASLAAAAVTAKPGGAGGSKKLVIKNFRDRPKLPDNYTQDTWQKLHEAVRAIQSSTSIRYNLEELYQAVENLCSHKVSPTLYQQLRQACEGHVQAQILQFREDSLDSVLFLKKMNTCWQDHCRQMIMIRSIFLFLDRTYVLQNSTLPSIWDMGLELFRNHIISDKMVQTKTIDGILLLIERERSGEAVDRSLLRSLLGMLSDLQVYKDSFELKFLEETNCLYAAEGQRLMQEREVPEYLDHVSKRLEEEADRVITYLDHSTQKPLIACVEKQLLGEHLTAILQKGLDHLLDENRVPDLTQMYQLFSRVRGGQQALLQHWSDYIKTFGTTIVINPEKDKDMVQDLLDFKDRVDHVIDVCFQRSEKFVNLMKESFETFINKRPNKPAELIAKHVDSKLRAGNKEATDEELERMLDKVMILFRFIHGKDVFEAFYKKDLAKRLLVGKSASVDAEKSMLSKLKHECGAAFTSKLEGMFKDMELSKDIMVHFKQYMQNQSDPGSIDLTVNILTMGYWPTYTPMEVHLTPEMIKLQEVFKTFYLGKHSGRKLQWQTTLGHAVLKAEFKEGKKEFQVSLFQTLVLLMFNEGDGFSFEDIRMATGIEDSELRRTLQSLACGKARVLLKSPKGKEVEDGDKFLFNAEFKHKLFRIKINQIQMKETVEEQVSTTERVFQDRQYQIDAAIVRIMKMRKTLGHNLLVSELYNQLKFPVKPGDLKKRIESLIDRDYMERDKDSPNQYHYVA